The following coding sequences are from one Sesamum indicum cultivar Zhongzhi No. 13 linkage group LG11, S_indicum_v1.0, whole genome shotgun sequence window:
- the LOC105173516 gene encoding subtilisin-like protease SBT6.1 isoform X3 has translation MTILDMEHLLLVLLLVKMQSVLALLRILRSMLSGCLLMLSSLQVSYTSWFLDAFNYAIATKMDVLNLSIGGPDYLDLPFVEKVWEITANNIIMVSAIGNDGPLYGTLNNPADQSDVIGVGGIDYSDHIASFSSRGMSTWEIPHGYGRVKPDVVAYGREIMGSKISTGCKSLSGTSVASPVVAGIVCLLVSVIPDNNRKEILNPGSMKQALVEGASKLSGPNMYEQGAGRVDLLESYHILKSYKPRASIFPSVLDYMDCPYSWPFCRQPLYAGAMPVIFNVTILNGMGVIGYVESPPVWHPSSEEGNLLSIHFTYSDVIWPWTGYLALHMQIKEEGVHFSGEIEGNVTVNVYSPPAHGEKNPRKSTCVLYLKLKVVPTPQRSMRILWDQFHSIKYPPGYIPRDSLDVRNDILDWHGDHLHTNFHIMFNMLRDAGYYVESLGSPFTCFDANKYGTLLLVDLEDEYFAEEMTKLKNDVINNGLGLAVFADWYNVDSMMKMKFFDDNTRSWWTPVTGGSNVPALNDLLAPFGIAFGDKILNGDFVINGEQSRYASGTDIVKFPEGGYLHSFPFLDSSESGATQNVLLSGMSKADSPILGLLEVGGGRIAVYGDSNCLDSSHMVTNCYWLLKKILDFTARNIRDPVLFSDSSRQDKTLHVDDNQLPSRRTDVNFSTYSAVVSKELICGSDSRFEVWGTKGYDLHVRGRNRRLPGYADIDVGRVLNTTMEIPVKKSGLIKKIDDNSSGNKYLGYLYGDDLDFPELVASHWLIPAIVSLSGLLLLWSFWKIRQKRRRRRKGASSRSSPNP, from the exons CTCATTGCAGGTTTCATACACATCATGGTTTCTTGATGCATTCAATTATGCTATTGCAACCAAGATGGATGTGCTGAATTTGAGCATTGGTGGACCTGATTATCTGGATCTTCCATTTGTGGAGAAG GTTTGGGAAATAACAgctaataatattatcatgGTATCAGCAATCGGAAATGATGGACCACTTTATGGAACTTTGAACAACCCTGCAGATCAAAGTGATGTTATTGGTGTTGGCGGCATCGATTATAGCGATCACATAGCTTCATTTTCATCACGTGGCATGAGTACCTGGGAGATTCCTCACGG GTATGGTCGCGTGAAGCCTGATGTTGTTGCATATGGACGGGAGATTATGGGTTCCAAGATTAGTACAGGTTGCAAAAGCTTATCGGGCACCAGCGTGGCAAGTCCTGTGGTTGCTGGAATAGTTTGCCTTCTTGTTAGTGTCATTCCTGATAACAACAGAAAAGAAATTCTAAATCCAGGCAGTATGAAACAAGCACTGGTTGAAGGTGCTTCAAAGCTCTCTGGTCCAAACATGTATGAGCAGGGAGCAGGCAGGGTTGATCT ACTGGAATCTTACCACATTTTGAAGAGCTATAAACCTCGAGCAAGCATATTTCCGAGTGTCCTTGACTATATGGATTGCCCCTATTCTTGGCCTTTTTGCCGTCAACCACTGTATGCAGGGGCCATGCCAGTGATCTTTAATGTCACCATTTTGAATGGAATGGGTGTAATTGGTTATGTTGAAAGTCCTCCAGTATGGCATCCTTCCAGTGAGGAAGGCAATCTTCTCAGCATTCACTTTACCTACTCAGATGTTATTTGGCCATGGACCGGATATCTGGCACTTCACATGCAAATCAAAGAAGAAGGGGTACATTTTTCTGGTGAAATAGAAGGCAATGTAACTGTTAATGTTTACAGCCCCCCAGCTCATGGTGAGAAAAATCCTCGAAAAAGTACCTGTGTCCTTTACCTGAAACTGAAAGTTGTTCCTACTCCCCAAAGATCAATGAGGATCTTGTGGGACCAATTTCATAGTATCAAATACCCACCTGGTTATATCCCGAGAGATTCCTTGGATGTCAGGAACGACATCCTGGACTGGCATGGAGATCACTTGCATACAAATTTCCACATCATGTTTAACATGTTAAGGGACGCAGGATATTATGTGGAAAGTCTTGGTTCTCCTTTTACTTGTTTTGACGCTAATAAATATGGGACCCTTCTGCTGGTGGATCTTGAGGATGAGTACTTCGCTGAAGAAATGACAAAACTCAAAAATGATGTCATTAATAACGGACTAGGTCTTGCAGTCTTTGCTGATTGGTACAACGTAGACTCtatgatgaaaatgaagtttttTGATGATAATACGAGGAGCTGGTGGACTCCTGTCACCGGTGGTTCCAATGTACCTGCTCTGAATGATCTTTTGGCACCATTTGGAATAGCTTTTGGAGATAAGATTCTAAATGGcgattttgtaattaatggCGAGCAGAGTCGATATGCATCCGGAACTGATATTGTGAAGTTCCCTGAGGGTGGATACTTGCACAGCTTCCCTTTCCTGGATAGCTCGGAGAGTGGTGCTACTCAAAATGTCTTATTGTCTGGTATGAGCAAG GCAGATTCACCTATTCTTGGTCTTTTAGAGGTTGGTGGTGGACGAATCGCAGTCTATGGAGACTCCAACTGTTTGGACAGTAGCCACATGGTCACAAATTGTTATTGGCTccttaagaaaatattagattttacTGCCAGGAATATTAGAGATCCTGTGCTTTTCTCAGATTCAAGTAGACAAGACAAAACATTGCATGTGGACGACAACCAATTACCATCCCGGAGGACGGATGTAAATTTCTCAACTTACTCAGCTGTTGTGAGTAAGGAGTTGATCTGCGGGAGTGACTCGAGGTTCGAAGTATGGGGGACAAAGGGCTATGATTTGCATGTCAGGGGAAGAAATCGCAGATTGCCTGGCTATGCTGACATAGATGTGGGCAGAGTTTTGAACACTACTATGGAGATTCCAGTTAAGAAATCCGGATTGATAAAAAAGATTGATGACAATTCTTCAGGGAACAAGTACCTGGGCTACTTATATGGAGATGAT CTTGATTTTCCAGAATTAGTTGCTAGTCATTGGCTCATACCTGCTATTGTTTCCCTTTCTG GCCTTCTGCTTCTATGGagtttttggaaaattagGCAGAAGCGTCGGAGGAGAAGAAAAGGGGCCTCTTCTAGAAGTTCTCCTAACCCTTAA
- the LOC105173516 gene encoding subtilisin-like protease SBT6.1 isoform X2, translated as MAIFDTGIRANHPHFRNIKERTNWTNEDTLNDNLGHGTFVAGVIAGQDAECLGFAPDTEIYAFRVFTDAQVSYTSWFLDAFNYAIATKMDVLNLSIGGPDYLDLPFVEKVWEITANNIIMVSAIGNDGPLYGTLNNPADQSDVIGVGGIDYSDHIASFSSRGMSTWEIPHGYGRVKPDVVAYGREIMGSKISTGCKSLSGTSVASPVVAGIVCLLVSVIPDNNRKEILNPGSMKQALVEGASKLSGPNMYEQGAGRVDLLESYHILKSYKPRASIFPSVLDYMDCPYSWPFCRQPLYAGAMPVIFNVTILNGMGVIGYVESPPVWHPSSEEGNLLSIHFTYSDVIWPWTGYLALHMQIKEEGVHFSGEIEGNVTVNVYSPPAHGEKNPRKSTCVLYLKLKVVPTPQRSMRILWDQFHSIKYPPGYIPRDSLDVRNDILDWHGDHLHTNFHIMFNMLRDAGYYVESLGSPFTCFDANKYGTLLLVDLEDEYFAEEMTKLKNDVINNGLGLAVFADWYNVDSMMKMKFFDDNTRSWWTPVTGGSNVPALNDLLAPFGIAFGDKILNGDFVINGEQSRYASGTDIVKFPEGGYLHSFPFLDSSESGATQNVLLSGMSKADSPILGLLEVGGGRIAVYGDSNCLDSSHMVTNCYWLLKKILDFTARNIRDPVLFSDSSRQDKTLHVDDNQLPSRRTDVNFSTYSAVVSKELICGSDSRFEVWGTKGYDLHVRGRNRRLPGYADIDVGRVLNTTMEIPVKKSGLIKKIDDNSSGNKYLGYLYGDDLDFPELVASHWLIPAIVSLSGLLLLWSFWKIRQKRRRRRKGASSRSSPNP; from the exons GTTTCATACACATCATGGTTTCTTGATGCATTCAATTATGCTATTGCAACCAAGATGGATGTGCTGAATTTGAGCATTGGTGGACCTGATTATCTGGATCTTCCATTTGTGGAGAAG GTTTGGGAAATAACAgctaataatattatcatgGTATCAGCAATCGGAAATGATGGACCACTTTATGGAACTTTGAACAACCCTGCAGATCAAAGTGATGTTATTGGTGTTGGCGGCATCGATTATAGCGATCACATAGCTTCATTTTCATCACGTGGCATGAGTACCTGGGAGATTCCTCACGG GTATGGTCGCGTGAAGCCTGATGTTGTTGCATATGGACGGGAGATTATGGGTTCCAAGATTAGTACAGGTTGCAAAAGCTTATCGGGCACCAGCGTGGCAAGTCCTGTGGTTGCTGGAATAGTTTGCCTTCTTGTTAGTGTCATTCCTGATAACAACAGAAAAGAAATTCTAAATCCAGGCAGTATGAAACAAGCACTGGTTGAAGGTGCTTCAAAGCTCTCTGGTCCAAACATGTATGAGCAGGGAGCAGGCAGGGTTGATCT ACTGGAATCTTACCACATTTTGAAGAGCTATAAACCTCGAGCAAGCATATTTCCGAGTGTCCTTGACTATATGGATTGCCCCTATTCTTGGCCTTTTTGCCGTCAACCACTGTATGCAGGGGCCATGCCAGTGATCTTTAATGTCACCATTTTGAATGGAATGGGTGTAATTGGTTATGTTGAAAGTCCTCCAGTATGGCATCCTTCCAGTGAGGAAGGCAATCTTCTCAGCATTCACTTTACCTACTCAGATGTTATTTGGCCATGGACCGGATATCTGGCACTTCACATGCAAATCAAAGAAGAAGGGGTACATTTTTCTGGTGAAATAGAAGGCAATGTAACTGTTAATGTTTACAGCCCCCCAGCTCATGGTGAGAAAAATCCTCGAAAAAGTACCTGTGTCCTTTACCTGAAACTGAAAGTTGTTCCTACTCCCCAAAGATCAATGAGGATCTTGTGGGACCAATTTCATAGTATCAAATACCCACCTGGTTATATCCCGAGAGATTCCTTGGATGTCAGGAACGACATCCTGGACTGGCATGGAGATCACTTGCATACAAATTTCCACATCATGTTTAACATGTTAAGGGACGCAGGATATTATGTGGAAAGTCTTGGTTCTCCTTTTACTTGTTTTGACGCTAATAAATATGGGACCCTTCTGCTGGTGGATCTTGAGGATGAGTACTTCGCTGAAGAAATGACAAAACTCAAAAATGATGTCATTAATAACGGACTAGGTCTTGCAGTCTTTGCTGATTGGTACAACGTAGACTCtatgatgaaaatgaagtttttTGATGATAATACGAGGAGCTGGTGGACTCCTGTCACCGGTGGTTCCAATGTACCTGCTCTGAATGATCTTTTGGCACCATTTGGAATAGCTTTTGGAGATAAGATTCTAAATGGcgattttgtaattaatggCGAGCAGAGTCGATATGCATCCGGAACTGATATTGTGAAGTTCCCTGAGGGTGGATACTTGCACAGCTTCCCTTTCCTGGATAGCTCGGAGAGTGGTGCTACTCAAAATGTCTTATTGTCTGGTATGAGCAAG GCAGATTCACCTATTCTTGGTCTTTTAGAGGTTGGTGGTGGACGAATCGCAGTCTATGGAGACTCCAACTGTTTGGACAGTAGCCACATGGTCACAAATTGTTATTGGCTccttaagaaaatattagattttacTGCCAGGAATATTAGAGATCCTGTGCTTTTCTCAGATTCAAGTAGACAAGACAAAACATTGCATGTGGACGACAACCAATTACCATCCCGGAGGACGGATGTAAATTTCTCAACTTACTCAGCTGTTGTGAGTAAGGAGTTGATCTGCGGGAGTGACTCGAGGTTCGAAGTATGGGGGACAAAGGGCTATGATTTGCATGTCAGGGGAAGAAATCGCAGATTGCCTGGCTATGCTGACATAGATGTGGGCAGAGTTTTGAACACTACTATGGAGATTCCAGTTAAGAAATCCGGATTGATAAAAAAGATTGATGACAATTCTTCAGGGAACAAGTACCTGGGCTACTTATATGGAGATGAT CTTGATTTTCCAGAATTAGTTGCTAGTCATTGGCTCATACCTGCTATTGTTTCCCTTTCTG GCCTTCTGCTTCTATGGagtttttggaaaattagGCAGAAGCGTCGGAGGAGAAGAAAAGGGGCCTCTTCTAGAAGTTCTCCTAACCCTTAA
- the LOC105173517 gene encoding ras-related protein Rab7, which translates to MASRRRMLLKVIILGDSGVGKTSLMNQYVNRKFSNQYKATIGADFLTKEVQFEDRIFTLQIWDTAGQERFQSLGVAFYRGADCCVLVYDVNVTKSFDNLNNWREEFLIQASPADPENFPFVVLGNKIDVDGGNSRVVSDKKAKAWCSSKGNIPYFETSAKEGFNVEAAFQCIAKNALKHDSEEELYLPDTVDVVGGQQQRSTGCEC; encoded by the exons ATGGCATCTCGTCGTCGTATGCTTCTCAAAGTCATCATTCTCGGCGACAGCGG GGTTGGTAAGACGTCTTTGATGAATCA ATATGTGAATAGGAAATTCAGTAATCAGTATAAAGCGACAATTGGTGCTGATTTCTTAACTAAAGAAGTTCAATTTGAGGATAGGATTTTTACCTTGCAG ATATGGGATACAGCTGGTCAGGAGAGGTTTCAAAGCCTTGGTGTGGCTTTCTATCGTGGTGCAGACTGTTGTGTGCTAGTTTACGATGTGAATGTCACGAAATCTTTTGATAATCTCAACAACTGGAGGGAGGAGTTTCTCATTCAG GCTAGCCCTGCTGACCCTGAAAACTTTCCATTTGTTGTCTTGGGGAACAAGATTGACGTTGATGGCGGCAATAGTAGAGTG GTATCGGATAAGAAGGCAAAAGCTTGGTGTTCCTCCAAAGGGAATATTCCTTACTTTGAGACTTCTGCAAAAGAGGGTTTCAATGTGGAGGCTGCTTTTCAATGCATAGCCAAAAATGCTCTGAAACATGACTCTGAGGAAGAATT ATATCTTCCCGACACCGTTGATGTGGTGGGCGGACAGCAACAAAGATCGACTGGTTGTGAATGTTAG
- the LOC105173518 gene encoding proline-rich receptor-like protein kinase PERK1: protein MSAPAPGASPAPASPPSNTTSPPPAPAVRQPPPIPVASPPSTSPPPEPAPATPPPKSTPSPPSATPPPTIVPPSPPSSTAPSGLPRSPSPPGGGSPPSHSGRESPPAPAGRGSPPAHSGRGPPTTPSGSTPASPGGGSSGISTGLVVGIAVAGVLILAVLSLLFVCCKKKKKRRPESDYDASPHPQPGPKAEPYGGPVHNWHHNVPPPADHVAAMPPKPSPPPVAASKPSHSPVPAPSPPQPPLHPYMSSSGGSGSAYSGPETPLPLPSPALVLGFSRSSFTYEELARATDGFSNANLLGQGGFGYVHRGVLPNGKEVAVKQMKAGSGQGEREFQAEVEIISRVHHKHLVSLVGYCITGTQRLLVYEFVPNNTLEFHLHGRGRPAMGWSTRLKIALGAAKGLAYLHEDCHPKIIHRDIKASNILLDFNFEAKVADFGLAKFSSDTNTHVSTRVMGTFGYLAPEYASTGKLTEKSDVFSFGVVLLELITGRRPVDKDQPFTDDSLVDWARPLLTRALEDGNFDVLVDRRIQNDYNHKEMASMVACAAACVRHSAKRRPRMSQVVRALEGDVSLSDLNEGIRPGHSTTYSSYDSSDYDTRQYNEDMIKFRKMALASQEYRSSDLYSNPTSEYGLYPSGSSSEGQQTREMEMGNMKKGSGGFSADP, encoded by the exons ATGTCCGCTCCTGCGCCGGGAGCCTCCCCAGCTCCCGCTTCTCCGCCGTCCAACACCACTTCTCCACCACCCGCGCCTGCAGTTCGGCAGCCGCCTCCTATACCGGTGGCATCTCCCCCATCAACTTCCCCGCCGCCAGAGCCTGCTCCCGCCACTCCTCCTCCAAAATCCACGCCTTCTCCGCCTTCTGCAACCCCACCTCCGACTATCGTCCCTCCATCTCCACCATCCTCCACCGCTCCATCTGGATTGCCGCGCTCTCCGTCGCCGCCGGGTGGTGGTTCACCACCGTCGCATTCGGGTAGGGAGTCTCCTCCAGCGCCTGCAGGTAGAGGTTCTCCACCCGCGCATTCGGGTAGGGGGCCTCCGACGACGCCGTCGGGATCAACGCCGGCGTCTCCTGGTGGTGGGTCATCAGGGATATCGACAGGGTTGGTTGTGGGGATAGCAGTAGCAGGTGTGCTCATACTAGCTGTTCTAAGTCTGCTGTTTGTATGctgcaagaagaagaagaagagaagaccAGAATCGGATTACGATGCGTCTCCACACCCACAGCCAGGGCCTAAAG CTGAACCATATGGTGGCCCTGTACATAATTGGCACCATAATGTTCCACCACCTGCTGACCATGTGGCAGCAATGCCGCCTAAACCTTCTCCACCACCTGTTGCTGCATCAAAACCTTCTCATTCACCAGTTCCTGCCCCTTCACCACCACAGCCGCCCCTTCATCCTTACATGAGCAGCAGTGGAGGTTCTGGTTCTGCTTATTCAGGCCCTGAAACTCCACTTCCCCTACCATCACCTGCCTTGGTTTTAGGCTTTTCTAGAAGCTCCTTTACATATGAAGAACTGGCAAGAGCAACTGATGGCTTCTCAAATGCAAACCTTCTTGGGCAAGGTGGTTTTGGTTATGTGCACAGGGGAGTCCTTCCAAATGGTAAAGAGGTAGCAGTGAAGCAGATGAAAGCTGGGAGTGGACAGGGGGAACGGGAATTCCAGGCTGAGGTTGAGATCATCAGCAGAGTGCATCACAAACATCTTGTGTCCTTGGTTGGATACTGCATCACTGGGACTCAGAGACTGCTTGTATATGAGTTTGTGCCAAATAACACATTGGAATTTCATTTGCATG GAAGGGGGAGACCAGCAATGGGTTGGTCCACACGCTTGAAGATTGCTCTAGGTGCTGCAAAAGGACTTGCATATCTGCATGAGGATT GtcatccaaaaattattcataGGGATATCAAGGCATCTAATATTCTTTTGGACTTCAACTTTGAAGCAAAG GTTGCAGATTTTGGTCTTGCAAAGTTCTCTTCTGATACAAATACTCATGTTTCTACACGAGTGATGGGAACTTTTGG gTATCTGGCACCGGAGTATGCTTCCACTGGAAAACTTACTGAAAAGTCTGATGTATTCTCCTTTGGGGTCGTGCTTCTGGAGTTGATTACTGGACGACGACCTGTTGATAAAGATCAACCTTTCACAGATGATAGTTTGGTAGACTGG GCTAGGCCCTTGCTCACACGAGCTCTTGAAGACGGAAACTTTGATGTTCTCGTTGATCGACGAATACAAAATGACTACAATCACAAAGAGATGGCTAGCATGGTGGCCTGTGCTGCTGCTTGCGTACGCCATTCAGCTAAGCGTCGGCCGAGAATGAGCCAG GTTGTCAGGGCCTTAGAAGGAGATGTATCCCTATCTGATCTGAATGAAGGAATAAGACCCGGACATAGCACAACGTACAGTTCATACGATAGCTCAGACTATGATACCAGGCAATACAATGAAGACATGATAAAGTTCAGGAAAATGGCTCTGGCAAGCCAAGAATACAGAAGTAGCGACCTATATAGCAACCCAACCAGCGAGTATGGGTTATATCCGTCTGGCTCAAGTAGCGAAGGTCAACAAACTAGAGAAATGGAGATGGGAAACATGAAAAAGGGCAGTGGAGGTTTCAGTGCCGACCCCTAA